In one Diprion similis isolate iyDipSimi1 chromosome 6, iyDipSimi1.1, whole genome shotgun sequence genomic region, the following are encoded:
- the LOC124406777 gene encoding uncharacterized protein LOC124406777, translating into MAEHNSKNENDDMLEIKVEPAVQSYTEVEHGYAEFENSNLIPSTADVGALNLWTSKATSCLIAQYKKYRSMVGQTTRMKSLREMFEMVSLEMQKYGFYFSAQKCENKWRVLERKYKNLVYREKLKKPGRMRHYGHWEHKIALDEIFDERKRKMYLDDNDFPPPGASNKFTLILPKPGGDNCNNIANNVNQPQPAEDPLAGATVNSQSAKESDESEDLRTCLTVMFEKFLARMDKNFITQQQNEERRHKEKMAIRQSQLELQKKLFKLKEQKMALKKSQLLAAAQHVHLNME; encoded by the exons ATGGCCGAACATAACTCAAAAAATG AAAATGACGATATGCTGGAAATAAAAGTGGAGCCTGCTGTTCAGTCGTATACAGAGGTAGAACACGGATACGCAGAATTTGAGAACTCAAACCTAATTCCATCGACGGCTGATGTAGGCGCACTGAACTTGTGGACGAGCAAAGCAACTAGCTGCCTGATTGCCCAGTACAAAAAGTACCGCTCAATGGTTGGTCAGACAACACGAATGAAGAGCCTGAGGGAAATGTTTGAAATGGTATCGTTGGAGATGCAGAAGTATGGCTTTTATTTCAGCGCCCAAAAGTGTGAAAACAAATGGCGAGTACTGGAACGGAAGTACAAGAATCTAGTTTATCGTGAAAAGCTGAAAAAGCCTGGGAGAATGAGGCACTACGGACACTGGGAGCATAAAATAGCTTTGGATGAAATATTCgatgaaaggaaaagaaagatgTATTTAGATGACAATGATTTTCCACCTCCTGGTGCTTCCAACAAGTTCACGTTAATCTTGCCAAAACCAGGCGGAGATAACTGCAACAATATAGCCAATAATGTCAATCAACCTCAACCTGCGGAAGATCCGCTAGCTGGAGCAACAGTGAATTCTCAAAGTGCTAAGGAATCTGATGAATCAGAAGACCTGCGAACTTGTTTAACCGtaatgtttgaaaagtttttagcAAGGATGGACAAAAACTTTATCACGCAACAGCAGAACGAGGAGAGAAGACACAAGGAGAAAATGGCAATTCGACAAAGTCAATTGGAGCTCCAAAAGAAACTGTTTAAATTAAAGGAACAGAAAATGGCGCTAAAGAAAAGTCAACTGTTAGCTGCGGCTCAACATGTCCATTTGAATATGGAGTGA